The Hyphomicrobium sp. 99 genome contains the following window.
CCTTGTGAAACAGCGGTGTTTCCGGCGAATTCAAGTATTTGGCGGGTGCGTCCTTATCGAGCGCGCGGCCGCCGAATGCGATCACCCGCCCCTTGAGATCGAGGATCGGAAACATCACCCGGTTCCGGAACCGGTCGTAGGGCTCCGGAATGTCGTCGCCGGAAATGAGCATACCGGCGGTCGCCATGTCGGCCGGTGAAAATCCCTTGCCCTTGAGGTGGGCACTGAGGGCAGTGCGCGAGTTCGGTGCGAAGCCTAGCCGAAACGTCTGGATCGTCTCTCGCGCGAGGCCCCGCCTCTCGAGATAGCCGCGCGCCTCGGACCCGGGACCCATTCGCAGATTGTCTTCGAAAAATGCGGCTGAAGCTTCGAGAAGCCGGTATAGCCTCTCGCGCTGATCTTCCTGCTCGACGTTGCGCTCGGTGGGCTTGGGCATGGGAACGCCCGCTTCAGCCGCGAGCCGTTCCACAGCCTCCGGGAACTCGAGCCCCTCCGTTTTCATCAAAAAGGTGAAGATGTCGCCGTGCTCGCCCGAAGCGAAGCAATGGTAGAAACCCTTTTGATCGTTGACGAAGAATGAGGGCGATTTCTCCGTCTTGAACGGCGAAAGGCCCCGGAATTCGCGGCCGGACTTTTTGAGCGCGACTTTCCGGCCGACGACTTGGCTCACGAGGAGCCGCGATCGAATTTCATCCAGAAGGTTCGGACTGAAGCGCATAGGCGCGGAAAGCCTCGATGAGCGAAGTCAATGCCAAGGCGCAGTTTGGTCCGCCTCGGCTAGACACTGAATAGGTGATTCGCTTAGAAGCTCGCCTGAACAACGCCTTGTAACGCCGAGCCATACCCGCTTTCCACAGGCTCCCATATGGAACCCAACAGCGGAAGGTCAACCTAGCGCGGATTTAACTGCGGCGCTCGCCTTCTGAAAATCCATCTGGCCCGCGTACTTGGCCTTAAGCACGCCCATGACCTTGCCCATATCTTTGGCCGACGTTGCGCCCGTTTCCTTGATCGCATCAGCGACGGCGGCGGCAACAGCGCCTTCATCCATCTGCTTTGGCAGGTAGGCCTCGATGATGTCGATCTCGGCTTGCTCGGTGGCGGCAAGATCGGAGCGGCCGCCGCTTGTGTACTGCGCGATTGAATCGCGGCGTTGCTTCACCATCTTCGTCATGACGGCAAGCACGCCTGCGTCATCAAGTTCCTTCTTCGCTTCAATCTCAGCGGTTTGGATAGCCGCATTGATAAGCCTAAGTGTCCCAACGCGTTGTTTCTCTCCGGCTTTCATTGCCGTTTTAATATCGGCGTTGATCTTGGCGCGCATGGTACGTCTCCTTGGAACTAAGGTATTGGTTTACGAGGAGCGTGTACGCCCCGGCAATAAGTTTTCAGAGGTGACCATAATTGACGTTGAAAGGCCGTTCCCCTAGGTTCCCGCGCGATTTGAGCCTTTGCTCGAAGCCCCACTCAATGGATGACAGATGACCGCACCTGAACCCTGGACAGAAGTGCCTCTGACGGCGCGCCTCGTGTTAGACGACGGCACAGTCATTGCGGGCCGCGGTCTCGGTGCGACAGGCACCGCCGTCGGCGAGGTTTGCTTCAATACCGCGATCACCGGCTACCAAGAAATTCTGACGGATCCGAGCTACGCCGGACAGATCATTACGTTCACCTTTCCGCATATCGGCAACGTCGGTGCCAATCCGGAAGACACCGAGACGTCGAATCTCGCGTCGCGCTCGGGTGTACGCGGCTGCATTCTGCGCGCCGATATCACCGCCCCGTCGAATTATCGGGCAGCCGAACATCTCGATCAGTGGCTGAAGACACGCGGCATCATCGCGATCTCAGGCGTCGACACACGGGCGCTGACGGCGCGCATCCGCGAGAAGGGCATGCCGAACGGCGTCATCGCGCACGATCCGGCCGGCAAGTTCGACATCGACGCGTTGAAGGCTGAAGCGAAAGCTTGGCACGGCCTTCTGGGCCTCGACCTCGTCCCCGAAGTCACCAGCGGCCAGAGCTACTCTTGGGATGAGCAGCGCTGGGTCTGGAACAAAGGCTTCGAGCGCAACGAGCACCCGGAATTCCACGTCGTAGCCATCGACTACGGCCTGAAGCGCAACATCCTGCGTTGCCTCGCGTCCGCCGGCTGCAAGGTGACGGTCGTCCCGGCGACGGAGAAGGCTGAAGACGTTCTCGCCCGCAATCCGGATGGCGTCTTCCTGTCCAACGGTCCGGGAGATCCGGCGGCGACGGGCGAATACGCCGTGCCGGAAATCAAGAAGCTCGTCGATAGCGGCAAACCGGTGTTCGGCATCTGCCTCGGCCATCAGATGCTCGGCCTCGCGCTGGGCGCGACGACGAAGAAGATGCATCAAGGCCACCACGGCGCGAACCATCCGGTGAAGGACTTCACGACCAACAAGGTCGAGATCGTTTCGATGAACCACGGCTTCGCGGTCGACCGCGAAAGTCTGCCCAATGGCGTCGTCGAAACGCACGTCTCGCTGTTCGACGGCTCGAACTGCGGCTTGGCGCTCGAAGGCAAGCCTGTCTTCTCCGTGCAGCACCATCCGGAAGCATCTCCGGGCCCGCAGGACAGCCACTATCTGTTCACGCGCTTCGCCAACATGATGCGTAATCAGAAGGGCCAGCCGGCGCGCCGCGAGCGCTGATCAGGAAGCGTCATCGGTCAGTAATTTCGTCTGCGCTCGTTTGATCGAGCGCGGACGCTTTCATGCGCGAAGGCGGGCCGGCGCTCAGATCCCAGGTGAGTCCGACGACACCGCCGGCCGTTCATCTCCCGGTCCCACAAATCAACCTTGCTTAACTTTAAGATCGCTTCACGGGCGGTTCTGAGTATAACCAGGGAAAAATCTGGAGGAAATGAATGCGCGCGCTTTGCTTGGCCATCCTCTCGCTCGCGGTGGCAGCACCGGCTTTCGCGGCCGATTGCACGAACGATGTTCTAGCCGCCTTTGCAAAGCAGCGAGCGTCCAAGGCGTTCCGCGTCGAATTCAGCCAGCCGACGGTTGAGGGCGAAGTCCACATGACGATCGACTACATGCCCCCCAACAGGATGCTGCAGACTGTTACATCTCCCGCGATGCCGGGCGAGCAGCAGACGATGCTGGTCGGCGACCGTGCGTTTGCGGGAACGAGCGGCGCCTTCGAAGAGCTTCTGCCCCAGTTTACGCAATCGATCGTCGCCGAGGCGAACCAAGCCATGTTCGCGCAGCCCAATGGCCTAGGCAACTTTGAGTGCCTTGGACCGGCGAAGCTGGATGGGCAGGATTTCGTCGCTTACCGCACAGCCGACAAAGCTCCGGCGAACGCCGATCACGCGAAGGCGATGGCCAGAACGATCTACGTCGACCCCGTGACCGGTCTGCCCGCGTTCAATATCGTGGCGAACCTCACGGAGGGCGCCAAGCCCCTCTTGAAGGTCAAGTATTCCTACCCAACCGATATCGACATCGTTGCGCCCACGAACGCTCCCGTGCAAAAGCTCCGTTAAATTCAGCCGCTCCCCGGCCTCAGTTAGGATATTCCTATGCGCCGCATCGCGCTCGCTCTCGTGACAGTCGCCGCTCTCTCTGGCCCAGCTTTCGCACAGGCTCCGACCCCGGAAGCTGCCCCTAAAGCCAAGCCCAACGCCAACCCATGCGCCGATGAGGTTTCCGCCGCGCTTCAAAAGCTTCGGAAGTCGTCATGGTTCCGTATGGACACCCGCATGCTGACGGAGAACGGCCCGACGGAGATGCAGGTCGATTATGTTCTTCCCGACCGCATGCATCAGAAAGTGACTGCGAAACTGACCGACAAGACGACGGAATTGATCCTCGTTGGAAACGAAGCCTGGTCGAAGCAGGATGAAACGGGCTGGCATGCGCTGCCGCGGCAGGTTGCCAACCAGATCAAAGATCAGATGCAGGAATCCGTCCTGACGCAGCAGACGGATGTCGGAAGTTACGCCTGCAAGGGCCGTACGCAATTCGAGGGGCGCGATGCCCTGTCCTACCGGCTCGATAACGAGCCGGAGAAGGGCTCCACCGCTGATCCGAACCAGGCGTATCGCATGTTCTACGTCGATCCGCTCACGGGCCTGCCCGTCAGCAATACGATTTTGGCGCCGGGCCATGAAGATAAGCCCATCTTCAAGACCACCTACAGCTTTCCGCTCGACATGAAGATCGATCCCCCGAAGGATGTGGTCGCAGCTCCTCCCGCTCCACAGACGACCGGCAGCGAACCAGCTCCCGGCAAATAACCCTCAGATCTTGCCTCGGTTTACGCGCTGACCGGGATGGCTGGTATGCCTGGCCGAACGATGACTCGGCGTCGCTTCCGCGTTAGAAGCGGCGCCGGAGATTTTCCATGACCACATTAGAATCGTCCCGCTCGGCGCTCCGCGCGCCGATGGCAACAGCTTCGCTCGCTGTCCTCTGCGCAGTCAGCTTCTGCCACCTTCTCAACGACGTCATGCAGTCGTTGCTCGTGGCCGTCTATCCGATACTGAAACACGAATATGGCCTGAACTTCTGGCAAATCGGCCTTCTGACGCTGGCCTTCCAGATAACGGCGTCGCTGCTGCAACCCTTCATCGGTCACTTTACCGACAAGCGCCCTGTTCCCTATTCGACGAGCATCGGAATGGGGTCGACGCTCATAGGCCTCCTGATGCTGGCCTATGCGAACAGCTATGCGGGCCTGATCGTGGGCGCGGCCTGCGTCGGTATCGGCTCCGCGATCTTTCACCCTGAGTCGTCGCGAATTGCGCGCATGGCGTCGGGTGGACGCCACGGCTTCGCGCAATCGCTGTTTCAGCTGGGCGGCAACTTCGGCACAGCAATCGGTCCGTTGTTGGCAGCGTTCATCGTGTTGCCCCGCGGTCAGCAGAGCATCGCCTGGTTCGGCGTGATCGCGCTCGTCGGCATGGTGATCCTGTGGAAAGTCAGCCAGTGGGCGACGTCCGCGCGCGGGAAGAGCGTCAATCAGCTGCGCACCGTCGGGCTCATTCATTCGCGCCAGCGAACCGCCCTCGCGCTGACGGTTCTCGCCCTGCTGGTTTTCACCAAGAACGTCTACATGGCGAGCGTTACCAGCTATTACACCTTCTATGCCATCCATCGCTTCGGCGTTTCCGTGCAGGCGTCGCAGTTGATGCTCTTCGCATTTCTCGGAGCGTCCGCGGTTGGCACCATGCTTGGCGGTCTTTTTGGCGACCGCTTCGGCGCTAAGACGGTGATCTGGTTCTCGATCCTCGGCTGCCTGCCATTCACGTTGGCGCTGCCCTACGCCGACCTCAACTGGACGATTGCGCTTTCCGTGATGATTGGTCTCATCCTGTCGTCGGCCTTCCCGGCAATCGTCGTCTTCGCGCAAGAACTTGTGCCGGGGCGGGTCGGCATGATCGCTGGCATCTTTTTCGGCTTCGCTTTCGGCATGGGCGGCATCGGAGCGGCCGTTCTAGGCGTCGTCGCTGACGCCAAAGGCATAGATTATGTCTACCAGATCTGCTCTTACCTGCCGTTTCTGGGCCTGCTGACCGTGTTTCTTCCAAGCTCCGATGCGCCAGAATGTGACAACGTAAAAAAGGGATAAACACGCTTATCCGCCAAGAACGATCGCGCGAAAAATTTTCGGGGTTTCCCCAGCGCAGCGCATTGCCTATAAGGCCCACTTAGCCCGACCCCTGATCCAATCCTGAGCCGACCGCGTCATCGCGAGCCTCGGCCAAATCCGTGCGCCGAATGCCAAAACGAACTGACATCAATTCAATTCTCATCATCGGCGCAGGCCCGATCGTCATCGGCCAAGCGTGCGAGTTCGACTATTCCGGCACGCAGGCCTGCAAGGCGCTGAGAGCCGAGGGCTATCGGATCATCCTCGTCAATTCCAATCCCGCGACGATCATGACCGATCCCGATCTCGCGGACGCAACCTACGTCGAGCCGATCACGCCGGACGTGGTGGCGAAGATCATCGCCAAAGAGCGCCCCGACGCGATCCTTCCGACGATGGGCGGGCAAACGGCTCTGAACACCGCGCTTGCTCTCCACCAGCAGGGCATCCTCAACAAGTACGGCGTCGAACTCATCGGCGCCAAGGCCGAAGCCATCGACAAGGCCGAAGATCGCCAGCTCTTCCGTGAAGCGATGCGCGAAATCGGCCTCGAGACGCCGCGTTCGGAACTCGTCAATTCGCGTGATGAAGCAGCAGCCGCACTCGAGCACGTCGGACTTCCGGCGATCATCAGACCGTCGTTCACGCTCGGCGGCACCGGCGGCGGCATCGCTTATAACCGCGAAGAATACTTCGAAATCATCGATCGCGGTCTCGACGCTTCGCCGACATCGCAGGTCCTCGTCGAGGAAAGCGTTCTCGGCTGGAAAGAATACGAGATGGAAGTCGTTCGCGATAAGGCGGACAACTGCATCATCATCTGCTCGATCGAGAACATCGATCCGATGGGCGTGCACACGGGCGACAGCATCACCGTCGCGCCCGCGCTGACGCTGACAGACAAAGAATACCAGATCATGCGCGACGCCTCGATCGCGGTTCTGCGCGAGATCGGCGTCGAGACCGGCGGTTCGAACGTCCAGTTCGCAGTCAATCCGGCTGACGGCCGTCTCGTCGTCATCGAGATGAACCCGCGCGTTTCGAGATCCTCGGCGCTGGCATCGAAGGCGACGGGCTTCCCGATCGCCAAGGTCGCCGCCAAGCTTGCCGTCGGGTACACGCTCGACGAAATTCAGAACGAAATCACCGGCGGCGCGACACCGGCGTCGTTCGAGCCGACGATCGATTACGTCGTCACGAAAATCCCGCGCTTCGCCTTCGAGAAATTTGTCGGCGCCGACACCACGCTGACCACGTCGATGAAGTCGGTCGGCGAGGCGATGGCGATCGGCCGGACATTTGCGGAGAGCATGCAGAAAGCTCTGCGCTCGATGGAAACCGGCCTGACCGGCTTCGACGACGTGCAGCTCGAAGGCCTGGGGCAGGGCGACGACAAGAACGTCGTCCGCGCGGCTGTTTCCCGCCCGACCTTCGATCGCATCTTGAAGGTGGCGCAAGCCTTCCGCGAAGGCTTCTCGCTCGACGAAATCCATCAGTATTGCAAGATCGATCCCTGGTTCCTGACCGAGATCAAAGCCATCGTCGACACGGAAGCCCGCGTCGTCGCGCACGGACTGCCGAAGTCGGCTTCCCAGCTTCGCGCGCTCAAGGCGCAAGGCTTCTCGGATGCGCGTCTCGCCAAGCTCGCGAAGACAACGGAAGCCGACGTTCGCGCCCGACGCAAGGCTCTGGGCGTCGAGCCCGTGTTCAAGCGCATCGATACGTGTGCTGCCGAATTCGCCTCGCCGACCGCCTATATGTATTCGACCTACGAAACGGGTCTGAACGGCGATCCGGTCTGCGAAGCCGACCCTACGGCCAAGAACAAGATCATCATCCTCGGTGGTGGCCCGAACCGCATCGGCCAGGGTATCGAATTCGACTACTGCTGCTGCCACGCGTGCTTTGCGCTGACGGCCGCCGGATTCGAGACGATCATGATCAACTGCAATCCGGAAACGGTGTCGACAGACTACGATACCTCGGATCGTCTGTTCTTCGAGCCGTTGACCGCTGAAGATGTTCTCGAAGTCATTCGCGTCGAAAGCACAAAGGGTACGCTCAAGGGCGTGATCGTGCAGTTCGGCGGCCAGACGCCGCTCAAGCTCGCGAGCGCATTGGAAGAGGCGGGCGTTCCGATCCTGGGCACCTCGCCCGACGCCATCGATCTCGCCGAAGATCGCGATCGTTTCAAAGCTCTGATCGACAAACTGGGGCTCTCCCAGCCGAAGAGCGGCATCGCCAAATCTCCGGGCGAAGCACGCGGCATCGCCGAGCAGATCGGCTATCCGGTCGTTATCCGTCCGTCCTACGTTCTGGGCGGTCGCGGAATGGAAATCGTCCACGATGGAGCGGAGGTCGACCGTTACGTCGCCCGCCTTTCAGCGACACTCGACAAGCCCTCGGAACTCGTCGTCTCCGATAAGCGTCCGCTTCTAATCGACAGCTATCTGACCGACGCGGTCGAAGTTGACGTGGACTGCCTGTCGGACGGCAAGGATACCTTCGTCGCCGGTATCATGGAGCATATCGAGGAAGCCGGGATTCACTCCGGCGACAGCGCCTGCTCGTTGCCGCCGCACTCGTTGTCACCGGCAATCATCGCTGAGCTCGAGCGGCAGACGCGCGAACTCGCCCTCGCGCTGCGCGTCGTCGGTTTGATGAACGTTCAGTTCGCGATCAAGGACGAGCAGGTCTTCATCCTCGAAGTCAATCCACGAGCATCGCGAACGGTACCGTTCGTCGCCAAGGTCATCGGCCTGCCGATTGCCTCTATCGCCTCGCAGGTGATGGCTGGCAAACCGCTTGCCGATTTCAAGCTGACGAAGCCCAACTACAAGCATATCGCGGTCAAGGAAGCCGTATTTCCGTTCGCGCGGTTCCTGGGCGTCGATCCGATCCTCGGACCCGAAATGCGCTCGACCGGCGAAGTCATGGGCATCGACCGCGACTTTGCGATGGCTTTCGGAAAGAGCCAGCTCGGCGCCGGCCAGAAACTGCCATCTAGCGGCACGGTTTTTGTCTCGGTTAAGGAAAGCGATAAGGCCCGCGTCGTCGCCCCCGTCCGGGAGCTCGCCGCAATGGGCTTCAAGGTCGTGGCCACCCGCGGAACGAAGCGCTTCCTCGAGGCCAACGGCATCCAGTGTGACGCCATCAACAAGGTCCTGGAAGGCCGTCCGCACATCGTCGATGCGATGAAGAACGGGGATATCCACCTTGTGTTCAATACAACCGAAGGGTCTAAAGCCCTTAGCGACAGCAAGGACATCCGGCGCACGGCCTTGCTACACCATATCCCCTACTATACAACATTGGCGGGGGCAGTAGCGGTAACTCGGGCCATTAAAGCACTGGCATCGGACACGCTGGATGTTGCACCGTTGCAGGCCTTCGCCCACCGCTAAGTATATCGTCGAGTGTTCGGAACGCGCCGAAAGGCGCGGCCGGGCTTCGTTGCTTTCCTAATTACCAACCCTCCTGCTATCGTGCGTTTGGGGTTCACCCCAACCACGATTTAGCCGTTCGGAAGATTTTGGAGAAGATGATGGAACGGGTGCCGATGACGCTTGAGGGTTACAAGAACCTCGAGGAAGAACTGCACCGCCTAAAGGCTGTCGAGCGCCCGCGCATCATCGCGGCGATCTCCGAAGCACGCGCCCACGGCGACCTCTCCGAAAACGCCGAGTACCATGCCGCCAAGGAGCAGCAGGGCTTGAACGAGGCACGCGTCGCCGAGATCGAGGACAAGATCAACCGCGCCGAAGTTATTGATATAACCAAGCTTTCCGGCGACACGATCAAGTTCGGCGCAACCGTGACGTTGCAGGACGAAGATTCGGGCGACAAGGTCACTTACACGATCGTCGGTGATACGGAAGCCGATCTGCGCAACCGCAGAATATCCATCTCCTCCCCCATCGCGCGTGCGCTGATCGGAAAGTCCAAGGGCGAAAGCGTCGACGTCACGACGCCCAAGGGAACGCGTACGCTCGAAGTTCTGCAGGTGAACTGGGGCTGAGCCGAGCCGGTCTAATTCGACCGTTCAATCGTTGGTGCTGCTGTCGAAGAATGCCTCGGCTGACCGGCATTCTTCCTTCGACTGAACAAGCTCGAAGGTGCGATCGTCTCCGTTTTTGCCGCTGAGTTCGACGTCGCCCGCGCCGCCTTGGATTGCGATACCGCTGTCGCCGGTCTCGAGGCGGAGGCCGCCGCCATCTCGGGGCATGAGGCGAAAGACGCCGCCGTCGCCTTCGAGAAAGCACTCGAAATCCGCGTCGTTCGTCTTGCAGCTCGCGGCCTGTCCGTACCAGTCGGGGCCGGATTTCAGCATGAGCCCAAAGCCGATTTCGAACCGGTCAGCGGAATTCGGCGTTCCGTCTGAATTCTGTTTGGCAAGGTCGATCTCGATTTTGCGGACCCTCTGGTCCGGATGCCCCTGGAGAAAGGGCTCGTCATAGGTTCGCGCGAAGCAGGGCGCACCGTCGAGCACGTTCGCGAAATAGTTGTTGAAGAGATCGTCCGAGGTAGCGGCACTGGACGGCAATACGCTCGCAGCTGAGATAACGAGCGCTCTTCCAATCCGCAGCGCCAGATTAGAAAAGGTTTTCATCAACCCTCCGCAATATGCCCGTACTCTAACTTCCTTCCGGGCTTTCCATGCTGATCGGCACGCCCGGATCCCGTTTCGCCCGACGGATTGTCAGATAGGTTTTGACGCTGGCCACGTTCGGCGCCGCGGTCAGTTCATCGAGCACGAAGCTCTGAAACCGTTGCAAATCCCGAGCAATACACTTCAGTATAAAGTCGCTTTCGCCGGACAGCATGTAGGCCTCACGGACGAGGGGCCAGCCGAGAATTCTGTTTTCGAAGGCACGGAGATCGGATTCCGCCTGATTGTGCAGCCGGACCATGGCGAATGCCGTCAGCGCATATCCAAGCCTTACCTCGTCGACGAGAGCAGTATAGCTTGTGATGAGCCCGGCTTCCTCGAGCGCACGCACGCGCCGAAGGCAAGGCGGCGCCGATAAACCGATGCGGTTGGCGAGAGCGATATTGGTAATACGTCCATCGGCCTGCAGTTCGCGCAAGATCCGCCAGTCCGTCTCGTCGAGTTCGATTGCCATGGAGCCGCCAAGATAGGGAAGCCGGAGTAATAACAGGAATGTAGATCCTCGCACGAAGTTTCGCTTATTTCTTTAATTGGACCGCGGCTATCCTCGGGATCGCCTCGGTGAGAAGCCGCAAAGTTTGTCGATCATGACCCGCACCCACCCATACGCGACCCTATTTCAGGGCCAAACGGCCTGGATTTTCTCCGACGGGAAGGCCGGTCATGAAGCGCAAGCCCTTGGCGTCGTCGAGGCGCTCGGACTGTCGCCTGAGATCCGCCGGATCGATCTGACTGGCATCTACAAGTTTATGGCCCCTTGGGGTCCGCTCCCGGCTGCGGAAGCTGTCAATGGCGGCAGACTGCGTATCGCCCCGCCGTGGCCCACGTTTGCGTTCGCGACAGGGCGGACGACGATACCCTACATCCGCGCACTGAGACGCCGCGCCGGTTTCGAAACCTATACCGTCATCCTGATGGACCCGCG
Protein-coding sequences here:
- a CDS encoding GatB/YqeY domain-containing protein; the encoded protein is MRAKINADIKTAMKAGEKQRVGTLRLINAAIQTAEIEAKKELDDAGVLAVMTKMVKQRRDSIAQYTSGGRSDLAATEQAEIDIIEAYLPKQMDEGAVAAAVADAIKETGATSAKDMGKVMGVLKAKYAGQMDFQKASAAVKSALG
- the carA gene encoding glutamine-hydrolyzing carbamoyl-phosphate synthase small subunit, translating into MTAPEPWTEVPLTARLVLDDGTVIAGRGLGATGTAVGEVCFNTAITGYQEILTDPSYAGQIITFTFPHIGNVGANPEDTETSNLASRSGVRGCILRADITAPSNYRAAEHLDQWLKTRGIIAISGVDTRALTARIREKGMPNGVIAHDPAGKFDIDALKAEAKAWHGLLGLDLVPEVTSGQSYSWDEQRWVWNKGFERNEHPEFHVVAIDYGLKRNILRCLASAGCKVTVVPATEKAEDVLARNPDGVFLSNGPGDPAATGEYAVPEIKKLVDSGKPVFGICLGHQMLGLALGATTKKMHQGHHGANHPVKDFTTNKVEIVSMNHGFAVDRESLPNGVVETHVSLFDGSNCGLALEGKPVFSVQHHPEASPGPQDSHYLFTRFANMMRNQKGQPARRER
- a CDS encoding MFS transporter, whose protein sequence is MTTLESSRSALRAPMATASLAVLCAVSFCHLLNDVMQSLLVAVYPILKHEYGLNFWQIGLLTLAFQITASLLQPFIGHFTDKRPVPYSTSIGMGSTLIGLLMLAYANSYAGLIVGAACVGIGSAIFHPESSRIARMASGGRHGFAQSLFQLGGNFGTAIGPLLAAFIVLPRGQQSIAWFGVIALVGMVILWKVSQWATSARGKSVNQLRTVGLIHSRQRTALALTVLALLVFTKNVYMASVTSYYTFYAIHRFGVSVQASQLMLFAFLGASAVGTMLGGLFGDRFGAKTVIWFSILGCLPFTLALPYADLNWTIALSVMIGLILSSAFPAIVVFAQELVPGRVGMIAGIFFGFAFGMGGIGAAVLGVVADAKGIDYVYQICSYLPFLGLLTVFLPSSDAPECDNVKKG
- the carB gene encoding carbamoyl-phosphate synthase large subunit, encoding MPKRTDINSILIIGAGPIVIGQACEFDYSGTQACKALRAEGYRIILVNSNPATIMTDPDLADATYVEPITPDVVAKIIAKERPDAILPTMGGQTALNTALALHQQGILNKYGVELIGAKAEAIDKAEDRQLFREAMREIGLETPRSELVNSRDEAAAALEHVGLPAIIRPSFTLGGTGGGIAYNREEYFEIIDRGLDASPTSQVLVEESVLGWKEYEMEVVRDKADNCIIICSIENIDPMGVHTGDSITVAPALTLTDKEYQIMRDASIAVLREIGVETGGSNVQFAVNPADGRLVVIEMNPRVSRSSALASKATGFPIAKVAAKLAVGYTLDEIQNEITGGATPASFEPTIDYVVTKIPRFAFEKFVGADTTLTTSMKSVGEAMAIGRTFAESMQKALRSMETGLTGFDDVQLEGLGQGDDKNVVRAAVSRPTFDRILKVAQAFREGFSLDEIHQYCKIDPWFLTEIKAIVDTEARVVAHGLPKSASQLRALKAQGFSDARLAKLAKTTEADVRARRKALGVEPVFKRIDTCAAEFASPTAYMYSTYETGLNGDPVCEADPTAKNKIIILGGGPNRIGQGIEFDYCCCHACFALTAAGFETIMINCNPETVSTDYDTSDRLFFEPLTAEDVLEVIRVESTKGTLKGVIVQFGGQTPLKLASALEEAGVPILGTSPDAIDLAEDRDRFKALIDKLGLSQPKSGIAKSPGEARGIAEQIGYPVVIRPSYVLGGRGMEIVHDGAEVDRYVARLSATLDKPSELVVSDKRPLLIDSYLTDAVEVDVDCLSDGKDTFVAGIMEHIEEAGIHSGDSACSLPPHSLSPAIIAELERQTRELALALRVVGLMNVQFAIKDEQVFILEVNPRASRTVPFVAKVIGLPIASIASQVMAGKPLADFKLTKPNYKHIAVKEAVFPFARFLGVDPILGPEMRSTGEVMGIDRDFAMAFGKSQLGAGQKLPSSGTVFVSVKESDKARVVAPVRELAAMGFKVVATRGTKRFLEANGIQCDAINKVLEGRPHIVDAMKNGDIHLVFNTTEGSKALSDSKDIRRTALLHHIPYYTTLAGAVAVTRAIKALASDTLDVAPLQAFAHR
- the greA gene encoding transcription elongation factor GreA, producing MERVPMTLEGYKNLEEELHRLKAVERPRIIAAISEARAHGDLSENAEYHAAKEQQGLNEARVAEIEDKINRAEVIDITKLSGDTIKFGATVTLQDEDSGDKVTYTIVGDTEADLRNRRISISSPIARALIGKSKGESVDVTTPKGTRTLEVLQVNWG
- a CDS encoding Lrp/AsnC family transcriptional regulator codes for the protein MAIELDETDWRILRELQADGRITNIALANRIGLSAPPCLRRVRALEEAGLITSYTALVDEVRLGYALTAFAMVRLHNQAESDLRAFENRILGWPLVREAYMLSGESDFILKCIARDLQRFQSFVLDELTAAPNVASVKTYLTIRRAKRDPGVPISMESPEGS